The region ATTTCATGCAATCTGTGAATGATGTTTTACTAGCGAGTGCCTGGAGGTTTTATTGTTTTACTGTTCTGGCTAACACATCAAATGTTATCTCACCTACCAACTTATTACTTTTAGAGGCGCGGAGAGAGCACTGGATGGTAGAACATCAGCAAAGAAGGCTGCAAGCAGTAGTCAAGCCGCTTCTCGCCAGGGTAAGCCTGTAACTATGACCTCTGTTTGAATGTGCTATTCATGGGGTTTGACTAAaacctctctctctccctctagACATTAAGGGTGACTTTGGATAAGGCTCTTGAAATTTAGGGAGTGGCACTTAGACAACTATATTTTACTAAGTTTTCTGGAATTCCAATTTACACAAGTCAAACTATTAGCAAACATAAAACTGGGGCTGTGAAGCCAATACCAGTTGAAATTGTAGTCTTGCGCTGATGGTGACCCagtcaatataatatatgcatgACTTTGCTTTATATACCTTGATGATTGCCTAGAGTATAGACTAATGCTGTTTGGAATGCATGTCTTTCTAGTTTATACTTTACGTTGAATAATTTGAGGTAATCCTGATGATAAATACCTTTCCTcagtataataatttaatttatacatatatgttCACTACTTTGCCTTGTTTTTGACAGAAGGAACTAAAAACCGTGTGCCTGAACGAGATTACCACAGTATGACAGTGGAGAGACTCCGTGCACTCTTGAAGGAGAAGGGCCTTTCCACGAGAGGAAAAAAGGCAAGAATTTATGATATTTGTCTTCTCATGTTACAGATATTTCCAAATGTTAGCGATTTTTTTCAATACTGTATTGTTGATGCACCAGATTAAGCTTATTGTCTAGCATGAGGGATGCCATTTATTTGTTTCACACATGTTCTAATTGACGATGTTTTCTGGGCAGGATGAATTGATTGCCCGTTTGAAGGAGTCCCTTGAATAATGTACTCACCAGAAACTCAGGGAGGCTATGAACTTCTAATGTAACTTTAAGATGGAGCGACTTTGAACTAATATAGAACTATGTAGTTTTTGCTACTAAACCTTGTATCTTCTATGTATTGTTTCGTGTGCCATTGCATATTTCCGGTATTAATTTTGGTCAGGTTGTACTGAACTAGTGAAACTtcaattattaaaatgtttgataGTGTGCATGGTACAACACATCAATGTGCATTAGGTATAGTTTATGGTTATAGTCTATAGACCTTGAATAATTTATATTTCAGTTCAACTTATCTATAGACTATAAGATAAGTTTGTCAAACGTGTAAAATAATCAgcagcaaaaataaaaaataaaaaataaaaaattatagctTATCTTCTTCTTGGTCCCCTCTCCCTACTTCGTGTAAGTAAATGAAAAAGATGGCATTTTGTGAGTCAATGCACTTCCCTTCCCCACTTGTTATTGGCAGGTGGCAGAAAACGCAAAAGCCAAGCCGCCGGTATTCATCCTTACCCTTCCAAAACCGCTGGCCGAGTATTTGGATTtccattttaaaattgtaatttacacTCAAAACTTTGCATTAAATTAGGTTTTAACTAATTCTAAGGAATTCGTACAATTGGTAAGCTTGTTAATACAACtattaatttttacaatattgatgccaaaaatataaaataatgtatgttcAACTAATTACATGACTTTAACTAACTTGATTGGTCTGGAAAATCGTGCACTCTCCTCTCTTAAGAGATGTTGGTCTGGAGTTTGAACCCCTTGTATGGAATATTTTATTgtgaaattatttaattattttttaaaatttttttacccAGTTAAAATATGTTAGATTATTCAATCATATTTCACttaataaaaatcattttaaaaaaattacgaaCTATTACATGTAGCATAGCACGCtgctaacaaaaaaaatgttaaacgAAATGCTAGACAAAGAGAATTGGGGCGACGTTTTTGCCCCTTCCTAGTTGCTATTCCTTTCATTCTGCCTTTATCTTTCTGCTGTCTGTTTCGGGCAAGTGGCCCCTACTGAAGAACGGATAAGAGGTAGCCTTaaaaatagtgaaaataatggtcactttcattttccattttccctttttttaattggcttagatatataattatatatatacacggatATAATATTGAGTTAATGGAAGCTTGAATGAATCATTGTGGATTCAATAATAGTGTGTCTCCTTCTTAAAAAGCAACAAATATCCAGTGATTGATTGATCTCTCGTTACCAGctagagagagagtgagagagagtgtgagagagagagagagagagaaaggcaAGATGCAGATGATAAGGGAGAGTGAGGAGGTGATCGAGGAGGTGAGTCAGGTGGTGACTCCCCGGAGCCCGGAGGCGAAATTGGGGATGCAGGTGGAGGATCTGTGGGACGTTCAGGAGCCGCAGCTCAGTCCTACTGAGAAGCTCAATGCTTGTTTTGAAAGCATCCCTGTCTCCGACTTCCCTCCCGCCGCTTCCAATCAAGGtactcttctctctctctctctctctctgtaattCGATGATTTATGATCGTATAATCAGGTTTCGTATACCGTTTTTCTGTGAATCTGTTCTCTGATTGCGACATATGTACTACTGATTGTGATGGAGGTTTGGATTGATtgagctgtttttttttttgcatgccGTGCGTGTGAATGATTTATGTGTTCTGCAGTTCTATGTGATTTTGACTCTAATACGTTAGCAATTATGGCGCGCAGTGGTTGAGATAAAATCGGATGCCAGTTTGGGTGAAGCTGTTAAATTACTATCCCAGCATAAACTGTTAAGCGCGCCTGTCGTGGATGTTGATGCCCCTGAAGATGCTAGCTGGATTGATAGATACATCGGCATTGTGGAGTTCGCCGGAATTGTGGTCTGGATTCTGCATCAGGTGTGCATGCCTGTATTCAAACTTCTAATTAATGGATTTTTGTCTTTCAACACTGATgaatagatttttgtttttcttccaaatttttggTCATGATCTACATTGATTTTCTGTTTAGAATGACCCCGTAAATCCAggtaaattatactatggaccacggataaatgttcatttttaatgtgtttgaaagtttttttttttttggtagtatATCTAAATATAAACCTTCAACAAACTaaaataaacattcagtatacTAATAATGAACCTTATGTCATCGGTCCGTCTTGTAAGGTGGACGATGGCctatggtataatgattggtaAATCCATCCATCAACAATACTATTGAAGTGACTCTGCTGTGAGACCAGTCGGGTTAATATGGAAATGggatacttatactgaaaaatgtaatattaatcaagaataaactatcccttacttataagggaaagtgtACTACTTTTTTAGGAAAAACGTAAtactttaaaatcaaaatgtaaaagtattgcttacatttttcttcaaaagtattacactttcccttataagttagtattacattttcgagtataagtattatattttcataaatttttctGTATGATTTTCACTTCTAAGGAATGTGAAAGTGATACAAAATACCACGTGGAGGAAATAGATCAATAGTATCAGAAAAAGTTCTCTCTTTTTGGGCTACAAATTTGTTAAATTGATGGATGGATAGTTGCCTTAGGCCTCTAGGAAAGGAAAAAAGATACAGCCTCAAAATCAAGCACATAATTGTCATTTTTATGTAAAGATAATTATCTCCCAGTTTTATCTTGTTCTGTCCTTCAAGAAGAATGAAGATGGTTTTCATGCCTTTGCAGTCAGAAAAGATGGAAGGATTTACCAAATGGGATGAAGCAATGGCTCAATCGGATCTCCCTCCTGCTGTTGCCGCAGCTGCTAGTGGCATTTGTTCTCCCAGATTCAGAAGTTTACACCCTGAGTCTCCAACAGCAACTTCTGGAAGCTTTTTTGAGGCTCTAACTTCTTCTGACCTATATAAGAACACAAAGGTTACTGTTTTCATTGAATATTTATACCATAGGAAGTTCCTCAGTCTGAGGATGTTTTAAATGCTTTCTTTACTTTGATATTCTATGCATAATTTCTCCCAATTTTATGCAGGTTCTAGATATTGCTGGGTCATTTCGATGGGCTCCATTCCTTGCATTGCAGAAATCAAACTCTTTCCTAACAATGCTTCTATTGCTATCTAAATATAGAATGAAGAGTGTTCCTGTGGTAGATTTAGGAGAAGGAAAGATTGATAACATCATCACTCAATCTTCTGTCTTACACATGATAGAAGAATGTGCCGATCTTCATTGGTTCGAGAGCTGGGGTTCCAAGAAAATATCTGAACTTGGTCTCCCTTTAATGAAGGCTAGTTCTATTGTTAAGGTATGAAGCTTGACTCAAAATAGCAATTTCATTAAAGGCGTGAACAGTTATGGCCTTTGGGCGGGATTTTATGGTGCTAGACTGTATAAAGGCAGTAAAAAGTTTGATTTAGTCATTTTACCCACCCAAATATTTGTTTGGATCTTACTACCTCTTGTATATCTCTACTAGTAGAAATTTTCCTGTCAAAAATATCATCAGTTATGCAGCCAAACACTTAAAATCTGTTGTGTTCTCCTTCTACTATTTCAGGTGAACGAGGATGAACCAGTTCTGCAGGCCTTCAAACTAATGAGACAAAAAGGTATAGGTGGACTACCTGTGGTTGAAAGTGGTGGAACCAAAGCAATTGGCAATATAAGCATCAGAGATATTCAGTTCCTTCTGAATGCACCTGAAATATATAGGGACTTCAGgtttgtttcaactttcaattaaaATGATTTCACTATGTATTTATAAGACATTAAGATTTTCATACTGAATGAGACTAAGAATTAGTAAACAACCTTCTCATCATATCACTATCTTAATATTAAGCTGGAAGTTAAGAAGAGACCAATAGTAGCAATAGCTTTTATGCTGTCGggctgttgacttggtaaccacaaggttacaag is a window of Ipomoea triloba cultivar NCNSP0323 chromosome 11, ASM357664v1 DNA encoding:
- the LOC115996841 gene encoding SNF1-related protein kinase regulatory subunit gamma-1; the encoded protein is MQMIRESEEVIEEVSQVVTPRSPEAKLGMQVEDLWDVQEPQLSPTEKLNACFESIPVSDFPPAASNQVVEIKSDASLGEAVKLLSQHKLLSAPVVDVDAPEDASWIDRYIGIVEFAGIVVWILHQSEKMEGFTKWDEAMAQSDLPPAVAAAASGICSPRFRSLHPESPTATSGSFFEALTSSDLYKNTKVLDIAGSFRWAPFLALQKSNSFLTMLLLLSKYRMKSVPVVDLGEGKIDNIITQSSVLHMIEECADLHWFESWGSKKISELGLPLMKASSIVKVNEDEPVLQAFKLMRQKGIGGLPVVESGGTKAIGNISIRDIQFLLNAPEIYRDFRSITAKNFLTAIRRYLAENSKESPMLSGMVTCRRDDSLKSVITKLDSLKIHRIYVVDNAGNLEGIITLRDIISKLVHEPRGYFGDFFDGVLPLPPNTRV